One genomic region from uncultured Subdoligranulum sp. encodes:
- a CDS encoding bifunctional 4-hydroxy-3-methylbut-2-enyl diphosphate reductase/30S ribosomal protein S1, whose translation MKVIRAKTAGFCFGVDRAVKLTYDLLAEGRRVATLGPLIHNPQVVQDLEARGALTCDRVEDVPDGYEVIIRSHGVPQNVYDKISTRGLAYHDATCPFVAKIHKLAAEAGKKGALLLVAGDANHPEVQGIVGHATGSVRVFANLEELQNLLPELLQQESIHVVAQTTFRVESWESCKAFLKKECTKAEIFDTICNATWARQQEAEDLSQKCDRMVVIGGHHSSNTQKLLQVAARHTTAINVETADELDPAWLAGAETVGVTAGASTPSSIIEEVLNSMSEEIRDDMSFEEMLAASEAKPLYAGKIVKAKVISVSPTECVVGIDGSKHTGVVTLREMSHDPNAKMEDLVKVDDELDLVVVKTNDQEGVDTLSRVRFEAQKGMKDVAEAAENGTVMEGDVMEANKGGVVVNVKGVRVFVPRSQATMRRDEDYTKLVGQHVKLVITECAGRKIVGSINKVTAEANKAKREEFWANVEVGKKYKGVVKSLTSYGAFVDIGGVDGLCHISELSWSNIKHPSEVVNVGDEIEVYVKSYDPENQKVSLGYKKEEDNPWVKLENEVPVGTEFTAPVVSITKFGAFVRIMPGIDGLVHISEISNERVNKVSDVLKVGDEVRVKLINVDFDRKRISLSMKACLNEDESAE comes from the coding sequence ATGAAAGTCATCCGAGCCAAGACGGCCGGTTTCTGCTTCGGCGTGGACCGGGCCGTGAAACTGACCTATGATCTGCTGGCGGAAGGCCGCCGCGTGGCCACGCTGGGCCCGCTGATCCACAATCCCCAGGTGGTGCAGGACCTGGAAGCCAGGGGCGCCCTGACCTGCGACAGGGTGGAGGATGTGCCCGACGGGTACGAGGTCATCATCCGAAGTCACGGTGTGCCGCAAAATGTGTATGATAAAATAAGCACACGTGGCCTGGCGTATCACGACGCCACCTGCCCGTTTGTAGCAAAAATCCATAAATTGGCCGCAGAGGCGGGCAAAAAAGGTGCGCTTCTGCTGGTGGCGGGGGATGCGAATCACCCCGAAGTGCAGGGAATTGTGGGCCATGCGACAGGATCCGTGCGGGTTTTTGCCAATCTGGAGGAGCTGCAAAATTTGCTGCCCGAGCTTTTGCAACAAGAATCCATTCACGTGGTGGCGCAGACCACCTTCCGTGTCGAAAGTTGGGAAAGCTGCAAAGCTTTTTTAAAAAAAGAGTGTACAAAAGCCGAAATTTTTGATACAATATGTAACGCAACGTGGGCGAGGCAACAGGAAGCGGAAGACCTCAGCCAGAAATGCGATCGTATGGTCGTCATTGGTGGTCATCATTCTTCCAATACCCAAAAGCTGTTACAGGTCGCTGCCAGGCATACCACCGCCATCAACGTCGAGACTGCTGATGAACTCGACCCTGCATGGCTGGCCGGTGCCGAAACGGTGGGCGTGACGGCCGGGGCTTCAACGCCTTCGTCTATAATTGAGGAGGTACTTAACAGTATGAGTGAAGAGATCCGTGACGACATGAGTTTTGAGGAGATGCTCGCCGCATCCGAAGCAAAACCCCTGTATGCAGGTAAGATCGTAAAAGCCAAGGTCATCAGCGTTTCCCCGACGGAATGTGTCGTCGGCATCGATGGCTCCAAGCACACCGGCGTTGTGACGCTGCGTGAGATGAGCCATGACCCCAACGCCAAGATGGAAGACCTTGTTAAGGTAGATGACGAGCTGGATCTGGTGGTTGTGAAGACCAACGACCAGGAAGGCGTGGATACTCTGTCCCGTGTCCGTTTCGAGGCCCAGAAGGGCATGAAGGATGTCGCCGAGGCTGCCGAGAACGGCACCGTCATGGAAGGCGATGTCATGGAAGCCAACAAGGGTGGCGTGGTTGTCAACGTGAAGGGCGTGCGCGTCTTCGTGCCCCGTTCTCAGGCCACCATGCGCCGTGACGAGGACTACACCAAGCTGGTGGGCCAGCATGTCAAGCTGGTCATCACCGAGTGTGCCGGCCGCAAGATCGTGGGCAGCATCAACAAGGTGACCGCAGAGGCCAACAAGGCCAAGCGCGAGGAATTCTGGGCCAACGTCGAGGTCGGCAAGAAGTACAAGGGCGTTGTCAAGAGCCTGACTTCCTACGGCGCCTTCGTGGACATCGGCGGTGTGGACGGCCTGTGCCACATCAGCGAGCTGAGCTGGTCCAACATCAAGCATCCCTCTGAGGTTGTCAACGTGGGCGACGAGATCGAAGTCTACGTCAAGAGCTACGATCCCGAGAACCAGAAGGTCTCCCTGGGCTACAAGAAGGAAGAGGACAATCCTTGGGTCAAGCTGGAGAACGAAGTGCCCGTTGGCACCGAGTTCACCGCTCCGGTGGTTTCCATCACCAAGTTTGGTGCCTTTGTCCGCATCATGCCGGGCATCGATGGTCTCGTGCACATCAGCGAGATCAGCAACGAGCGCGTCAACAAGGTTTCCGATGTGCTGAAGGTGGGCGACGAGGTCCGCGTCAAGCTGATCAACGTCGACTTCGACCGCAAGCGCATCAGCCTGTCCATGAAGGCTTGCCTGAACGAGGACGAGAGCGCCGAATAA
- a CDS encoding GtrA family protein yields the protein MQKIRDFITKYYEGLAYLFFGGVATLLNLVLFALFQALFGTGFAAGIGNVLDNVICILFAYWTNHTFVFRSENRGKAALAEFGQFVSCRIATMIMDQCIIWIGVSLVGPHVAFAVDNGQLWAMGVKLFSQVIVILSNYVFSKLFIFKKK from the coding sequence ATGCAAAAAATCAGAGATTTCATCACCAAATACTACGAAGGGCTGGCCTACCTGTTCTTCGGCGGTGTGGCCACGCTGCTGAACCTGGTGCTGTTTGCGCTCTTCCAGGCGCTGTTCGGTACCGGCTTTGCCGCCGGCATCGGCAACGTGCTGGACAATGTGATTTGTATCCTCTTCGCCTACTGGACCAACCATACCTTCGTCTTCCGCAGCGAAAACCGCGGCAAGGCGGCGCTGGCGGAGTTCGGGCAGTTTGTGTCCTGCCGCATCGCCACCATGATCATGGACCAGTGCATCATCTGGATCGGCGTTTCGCTGGTGGGGCCCCACGTGGCCTTCGCCGTGGACAACGGCCAGCTGTGGGCGATGGGCGTCAAGCTGTTCAGCCAGGTCATCGTCATCCTCTCCAATTATGTGTTCAGCAAACTGTTCATCTTCAAGAAGAAGTGA
- a CDS encoding NAD(P)/FAD-dependent oxidoreductase produces MTDLLIIGGGAAGLMAAGAACARGLRVTVLEHNPKGPGQKLLITGKGRCNVTSDSDVREFLPYVRHNGRFLYSSLYAFPPAATMELFESLGVPLKTERGRRVFPQSDRAADILAALRSYARDAEFLRGSARKLLMEDGVCKGAVTDRGQTLTASATLIATGGISYPVTGSDGSGYRLAEQAGHTIVPPQPSLCSLVSPDPACRKMMGLSLRNVKLTLLCDGKPLFSEQGEALFTHFGLSGPLVLSASTYIEDLARHRYVCEFDLKPALDEKTLYDRLTRDFAALGGHSAQGALEKLLPHSMRPVAVEKWGVDPTTRAAQITKEQKQALVHLCKHWAVPVSALGDREHAVVTAGGVDVREVDPKTMASKCCAGLYFAGEVLDVDARTGGYNLQIAWSTAQAAVRAVAAE; encoded by the coding sequence ATGACCGATCTGTTGATCATCGGGGGCGGTGCTGCCGGCCTGATGGCGGCGGGGGCTGCCTGTGCCCGCGGGCTGCGGGTCACCGTGCTGGAACACAACCCCAAAGGCCCCGGCCAGAAACTGCTCATCACCGGCAAGGGCCGCTGCAACGTCACCAGCGACAGCGACGTGCGGGAATTTTTACCCTACGTGCGCCACAACGGGCGGTTCCTCTATTCCAGTCTCTACGCCTTTCCGCCGGCGGCCACTATGGAGCTGTTTGAATCCCTGGGCGTGCCCCTCAAGACCGAGCGGGGACGCCGGGTCTTTCCGCAAAGTGACCGGGCGGCCGACATTCTGGCGGCGCTGCGCAGCTACGCCCGGGACGCCGAATTCCTGCGGGGCAGCGCCAGAAAGCTGCTGATGGAGGACGGCGTCTGCAAGGGCGCAGTGACCGACCGCGGCCAGACCCTGACGGCATCGGCCACGCTGATCGCCACCGGCGGCATCAGCTACCCGGTCACCGGCAGCGACGGCAGCGGTTACCGCCTGGCCGAACAGGCGGGGCACACCATTGTGCCGCCCCAGCCCAGCCTGTGCAGCCTGGTCAGCCCCGACCCGGCCTGCCGCAAGATGATGGGCCTCTCGCTGCGCAACGTGAAACTGACGCTGCTCTGTGACGGCAAACCACTGTTCTCCGAGCAGGGGGAAGCGCTGTTCACCCACTTCGGCCTGTCGGGGCCGCTGGTGCTGTCGGCCAGCACCTATATCGAGGACCTGGCCCGGCATCGGTATGTCTGCGAGTTTGACCTCAAACCGGCGCTGGACGAAAAGACACTCTACGACCGCCTCACCCGGGACTTTGCCGCCCTGGGCGGCCACAGTGCCCAGGGGGCGCTGGAAAAGCTGCTGCCCCACTCCATGCGGCCCGTGGCGGTGGAAAAGTGGGGCGTGGACCCCACTACCCGGGCGGCCCAGATCACCAAAGAGCAGAAACAGGCGCTGGTGCATCTGTGCAAGCACTGGGCGGTGCCCGTCTCCGCCCTGGGCGACCGGGAACACGCCGTGGTCACGGCGGGCGGCGTGGACGTGCGGGAAGTGGACCCCAAAACCATGGCCAGCAAGTGCTGTGCCGGGCTGTACTTCGCCGGAGAGGTGCTGGACGTGGATGCCCGCACCGGCGGCTACAACCTGCAGATCGCCTGGTCCACGGCCCAGGCGGCGGTGCGCGCCGTGGCGGCTGAATAA
- the deoC gene encoding deoxyribose-phosphate aldolase, which produces MLSKVDHTLLKPEATWPQIQTLCDEAIANHCASVCINTCYVKQAVEYMAGRVPVCCVVGFPLGAMDTRSKAFEARTAVENGASEVDMVINIGWLKNKQYDDVRADIAAVKAAVGDKVLKVIIETCLLTDEEKIKMCDIVPEAGADFIKTSTGFSTGGATFHDVQLFAEHVKGRCKIKAAGGISTVEDIEKFLDLGADRLGTSRAVKLLTTGESGSGY; this is translated from the coding sequence ATGCTGAGCAAGGTGGACCACACCCTGCTCAAGCCCGAAGCCACCTGGCCCCAGATCCAGACCCTCTGCGATGAGGCCATCGCCAACCACTGCGCGTCGGTCTGCATCAACACCTGCTACGTGAAGCAGGCGGTGGAGTATATGGCCGGCCGGGTGCCGGTGTGCTGCGTGGTGGGCTTCCCCCTGGGCGCCATGGACACCCGCAGCAAGGCCTTTGAGGCCAGGACCGCTGTGGAGAACGGCGCGTCCGAGGTGGACATGGTCATCAACATCGGCTGGCTGAAGAACAAGCAGTACGATGATGTGCGCGCCGACATCGCGGCCGTCAAGGCGGCGGTGGGGGACAAGGTGCTGAAGGTCATCATCGAGACCTGCCTGCTCACCGACGAGGAAAAGATCAAGATGTGCGACATCGTGCCCGAGGCCGGTGCCGACTTCATCAAGACTTCCACCGGTTTCTCCACCGGCGGTGCCACCTTCCACGATGTGCAGCTCTTTGCCGAGCACGTCAAGGGCCGCTGCAAGATCAAGGCGGCGGGCGGCATCTCCACTGTGGAGGATATCGAGAAGTTCCTCGACCTGGGCGCCGACCGCCTGGGCACCTCCCGCGCCGTCAAGCTGCTGACCACCGGTGAGTCCGGCAGCGGCTACTGA
- a CDS encoding HAMP domain-containing sensor histidine kinase translates to MAKTSIIQRWIKGSLLIMVLVLFAAEAIFLYNSYRELYGGVQRAIENRFSTIAGRLQATGTAGDSLETAESRGQALRRTVEQFEEKDKFEFMLLDAQGVILSTSSGTMTQDLTNGTDFAQALTSSSGMGHTIFTTPQGERVMAVTALVPYAAGNIAAMRMVTSLTLVDRQWGRYVVASAGIGALAFLLMLWSGLFFVRSIVRPLGEVEATATRIARGDLQARLPDTKYNDEIGRLCGTINQMAEDLAETDRLKNEFISSVSHELRTPLTSIKGWVETIENIHDPTDENYRRGLAIIGTETDRLYTMVEELLDFSRLQNGIQLHCEVLDLVAEATDAALFVEARIQQEGLQFVYEEPPEPYPVWADPARLRQVFVNIFDNAIKYSDPGGTIFLTISRTAETVTAAIRDQGRGIAPEDLDKVKQKFFKAKNAVRGSGIGLAVVDEIVQALGGKVDIASTLGQGTTVSITLPVYHPGQEHLHETI, encoded by the coding sequence ATGGCAAAGACCAGCATCATCCAGCGCTGGATCAAGGGCAGTCTGCTCATCATGGTGCTGGTGCTGTTCGCGGCCGAAGCGATCTTCCTCTACAACAGCTACCGGGAACTGTACGGCGGGGTGCAGCGCGCCATTGAAAACCGCTTCTCCACCATTGCGGGCCGTCTGCAGGCCACCGGCACGGCGGGGGACAGCCTGGAAACGGCGGAAAGCCGCGGACAGGCGCTGCGCCGCACGGTGGAACAGTTCGAGGAAAAGGACAAATTTGAATTCATGCTGCTGGACGCCCAGGGGGTCATCCTGTCCACCAGCAGCGGCACCATGACCCAGGACCTGACCAACGGGACGGACTTTGCCCAGGCTCTCACCTCGTCCAGCGGCATGGGCCATACCATCTTCACCACCCCCCAGGGCGAGCGGGTCATGGCGGTCACCGCCCTGGTGCCCTACGCGGCGGGCAACATTGCCGCCATGCGGATGGTCACCAGTCTGACGCTGGTGGACCGGCAGTGGGGACGGTATGTGGTGGCCTCGGCGGGCATCGGTGCGCTGGCTTTTCTGCTCATGCTGTGGAGCGGGCTGTTCTTTGTGCGCTCCATTGTGCGGCCGCTGGGGGAGGTGGAGGCCACCGCCACCCGCATTGCCCGGGGAGATCTCCAGGCCCGGCTGCCGGACACCAAGTACAACGACGAGATCGGACGGCTGTGCGGCACCATCAACCAGATGGCGGAGGACCTGGCCGAGACCGACCGTCTGAAAAACGAGTTCATCTCCTCGGTGAGCCACGAACTGCGCACGCCGCTGACCTCCATCAAGGGCTGGGTGGAAACCATCGAGAACATCCATGACCCCACCGACGAGAACTATCGCCGGGGCCTGGCCATCATCGGCACCGAGACCGACCGCCTGTACACCATGGTGGAGGAACTGCTGGACTTCTCCCGTTTGCAGAACGGCATCCAGCTCCACTGCGAGGTGCTGGACCTGGTGGCGGAGGCCACCGACGCGGCGCTCTTTGTGGAGGCGCGCATCCAGCAGGAGGGGCTGCAGTTCGTCTACGAGGAACCGCCCGAACCCTACCCGGTATGGGCCGACCCGGCCCGGCTGCGGCAGGTCTTCGTCAATATCTTTGACAACGCCATCAAGTACTCCGATCCCGGCGGGACGATCTTCCTGACCATCTCCCGCACGGCGGAGACGGTGACGGCGGCCATCCGGGACCAGGGCCGGGGTATCGCCCCGGAGGACCTGGACAAGGTCAAGCAAAAATTTTTCAAAGCCAAAAATGCGGTGCGCGGATCGGGCATCGGCCTGGCGGTGGTGGACGAGATCGTCCAGGCGCTGGGCGGCAAGGTGGATATTGCCTCCACCCTGGGGCAGGGCACGACGGTGAGCATCACGCTGCCGGTCTACCACCCCGGGCAGGAGCACCTCCACGAAACGATCTGA
- a CDS encoding lysophospholipid acyltransferase family protein: MLLYWIILPIVWVLARFVWRIEVIGLEHYKAVHDGRAFVIASNHIANLDPVFIAIAVMDWRRMCVLAKEELFVNPFIGWFLRCMGAVSIERGKGDTATIDRVTSACRRGTGVLIFPEGTRTKNGKLGILKSGAFVIAASAGADMLPCRIIYHTRDGKLRPFCRIRVVFGPAIPAAELQITDAGHKVTALRHMKSKLKTALETLLEENAFEPYPGQEPAAPADSVKPLTQGDGPAAS; the protein is encoded by the coding sequence ATGCTGCTGTATTGGATCATTCTGCCCATCGTCTGGGTGCTTGCGCGGTTTGTCTGGCGCATCGAGGTCATCGGCCTGGAACACTACAAGGCCGTGCACGACGGCCGTGCCTTTGTGATCGCCTCCAACCATATCGCCAATCTGGACCCGGTGTTCATTGCCATTGCCGTCATGGACTGGCGCCGCATGTGCGTGCTCGCCAAGGAGGAACTCTTCGTGAATCCCTTCATCGGCTGGTTCCTGCGCTGCATGGGGGCGGTGTCCATCGAGCGGGGCAAGGGCGATACCGCCACCATTGACCGGGTCACCTCGGCCTGCCGCCGCGGTACCGGCGTGCTGATTTTCCCCGAAGGTACCCGCACAAAAAACGGAAAACTGGGCATACTCAAGAGTGGAGCCTTCGTCATTGCCGCCTCGGCGGGGGCTGATATGCTGCCCTGCCGCATCATCTACCACACCAGGGACGGCAAACTGCGGCCCTTCTGCCGCATCCGGGTGGTGTTCGGCCCGGCCATTCCCGCCGCCGAGCTGCAGATCACCGATGCCGGCCACAAGGTCACGGCGCTGCGCCACATGAAGAGCAAACTGAAGACGGCGCTGGAAACGCTGCTGGAGGAAAATGCCTTCGAGCCCTATCCCGGGCAGGAACCGGCCGCCCCGGCCGATTCCGTAAAGCCGCTGACCCAGGGCGACGGACCCGCCGCTTCCTGA
- the cmk gene encoding (d)CMP kinase: protein MISVAIDGPSGAGKSSLAKRLAADLGYVYVDTGAMYRAIGLYATRQGADLHSAEAVAALLPAITLDIRLEDGTQHVYLNGEDVSEAIRAEAIGMAASAVSALPPVRAFLLDTQRSLAANQNVLMDGRDIGTVVLPDATVKIFLTASAEARAQRRRKELEEKGQPADYETVLADIRQRDYQDTHREIAPLKQAEDAILVDTSDIDFDQSFALLKRTILEHI from the coding sequence ATGATTTCTGTTGCCATCGACGGTCCCTCGGGGGCCGGCAAGTCCAGCCTGGCCAAACGGCTGGCCGCGGACCTGGGGTATGTCTATGTGGATACCGGCGCCATGTACCGCGCCATCGGCCTGTACGCCACGCGGCAGGGGGCTGACCTGCACAGCGCGGAGGCGGTGGCGGCGCTGCTGCCCGCCATCACGCTGGATATCCGCCTGGAGGACGGCACACAGCACGTCTACCTGAACGGGGAGGACGTGAGCGAGGCCATCCGCGCCGAGGCCATCGGCATGGCGGCGTCGGCGGTGTCGGCGCTGCCGCCGGTGCGGGCCTTCCTGCTGGACACCCAGCGCAGCCTGGCCGCCAACCAGAACGTGCTGATGGACGGCCGGGATATCGGCACGGTGGTGCTGCCCGATGCCACCGTGAAGATCTTCCTGACCGCCAGTGCCGAGGCCCGGGCCCAGCGCCGCCGCAAGGAGCTGGAGGAAAAGGGGCAGCCCGCCGACTATGAGACGGTGCTGGCCGACATCCGCCAGCGGGATTACCAGGACACCCACCGGGAGATCGCGCCGCTGAAGCAGGCGGAGGACGCCATTCTGGTGGACACCAGCGACATTGATTTCGACCAGAGTTTTGCGCTGCTCAAGCGCACGATCCTCGAACACATCTGA
- a CDS encoding FAD-dependent oxidoreductase translates to MTYDKIILGAGLYGLYAAQKCGAAGQRVLVLERDPAPFMRATYINQARVHMGYHYPRSYSTAIKSAHYFQRFCRDYGFCLHTEFDQIYATSAHFSWTNAEAFRRFCAAAGIRCDDVAPTKYFNPGLCDGAFLTTEYTYDAQVLKKWFLEQLAKLPNVEVVYSHKPERIQQAGSVWRVTAGEITAEAPYLLNATYAGVNDVHAMLGLPPFQIKYEKCEIILCTADERLKHTGITVMDGPFFSLMPFGQTGLHSLTSVTFTPHETSYDSVATFPCQQQSGGRCGPGNLYNCNECPAKPVSAWPYMSQLARKYLKEEYGFAYHSSLFSMKPILKASEIDDSRPTVIRVMSEEPKLVSVLSGKINTVYDLDEVLEL, encoded by the coding sequence ATGACCTACGATAAGATCATCCTGGGCGCCGGCCTCTACGGCCTGTACGCGGCGCAGAAATGCGGCGCTGCCGGCCAGCGGGTGCTGGTGCTGGAGCGGGACCCCGCACCCTTCATGCGGGCCACCTACATCAACCAGGCCCGTGTGCACATGGGATATCACTATCCCCGCAGCTACTCCACGGCCATCAAGAGCGCCCACTATTTTCAGCGCTTCTGCCGGGACTACGGCTTCTGCCTGCACACCGAGTTTGACCAGATCTACGCCACCAGCGCCCACTTCTCCTGGACCAACGCGGAGGCCTTCCGCCGGTTCTGCGCCGCGGCGGGTATCCGCTGCGATGACGTGGCCCCCACCAAATACTTCAACCCCGGCCTCTGTGACGGCGCCTTCCTGACCACCGAGTACACCTACGACGCCCAGGTGCTGAAAAAATGGTTTCTGGAACAGCTGGCGAAGCTGCCCAACGTGGAAGTGGTGTACAGCCACAAGCCGGAACGCATCCAGCAGGCCGGTTCGGTGTGGCGGGTGACGGCGGGGGAGATCACCGCCGAGGCGCCCTATCTGCTCAACGCCACCTATGCGGGGGTCAACGATGTGCACGCCATGCTGGGGCTGCCGCCCTTCCAGATCAAGTACGAAAAGTGCGAGATCATCCTCTGCACGGCGGACGAGCGGCTGAAGCACACCGGCATCACCGTGATGGACGGGCCCTTTTTCAGCCTGATGCCCTTCGGGCAGACGGGGCTGCACAGCCTGACCAGCGTGACCTTCACCCCCCACGAGACCAGCTATGATAGTGTGGCCACCTTCCCCTGCCAGCAGCAGAGCGGCGGCCGCTGTGGGCCGGGCAACCTCTATAACTGTAACGAGTGCCCGGCCAAGCCGGTGAGCGCCTGGCCCTACATGAGCCAGCTGGCCCGGAAATACCTGAAAGAGGAATACGGTTTTGCCTACCACAGCAGCCTGTTCAGCATGAAGCCCATCCTGAAGGCCAGCGAGATCGACGACTCCCGGCCCACGGTGATCCGGGTGATGAGCGAGGAGCCCAAACTGGTCAGTGTGCTGTCTGGCAAGATCAACACGGTATACGATTTGGACGAGGTGCTGGAACTGTGA
- a CDS encoding glycosyltransferase: MNTKEKNFISAVVYLHNDGARAAEFCRAVAAELDAHFAQYELIAVDDACSDDTVESLRAWGKEQAAPLTIVHMSLYHGLENAMNAGLDAAIGDYVYEFDSTGMPYPVSCIFEAYRTALQGNDIVSVCPRATRSGASRLFYKIFNANSHSPYRLRTDAFRLVSRRAINRVHATSAHLPYRKAAYAASGLKMADLVFDGRMTEKHPGRFRLALDSLALYTDAGFRASMGITLCMLVLALAELLYTLVIFFTGHPVAGWTTTMFVITVGFAGLFAVLTIVVKYLSLLLDLTFQQQKYLVESIEKLQK, from the coding sequence GTGAATACCAAAGAGAAAAACTTCATTTCAGCTGTCGTCTATCTGCACAACGACGGCGCCCGGGCCGCGGAATTCTGCCGTGCGGTGGCCGCGGAACTGGACGCCCACTTTGCCCAGTATGAGCTGATCGCGGTGGACGACGCCTGCAGCGACGACACGGTGGAAAGCCTGCGCGCCTGGGGCAAGGAACAGGCCGCACCGCTGACCATCGTGCACATGAGCCTCTACCATGGGCTGGAAAACGCCATGAACGCCGGGCTGGATGCGGCCATCGGCGACTATGTCTATGAATTTGACTCCACCGGGATGCCCTACCCGGTCAGCTGCATCTTCGAGGCCTACCGCACGGCGCTGCAGGGCAACGACATCGTGTCGGTCTGCCCGCGCGCCACCCGCAGCGGCGCCAGCCGCCTCTTCTACAAAATTTTCAACGCCAACTCCCATTCGCCCTACCGGCTGCGCACCGATGCCTTCCGGCTGGTCAGCCGTCGGGCCATCAATCGGGTGCACGCCACCAGCGCTCACCTGCCCTACCGTAAGGCGGCCTATGCGGCTTCCGGTCTCAAAATGGCCGATCTGGTGTTTGACGGCCGGATGACCGAAAAGCATCCCGGCCGGTTCCGGCTGGCCCTGGACAGCCTGGCCCTCTACACCGACGCGGGCTTCAGGGCCAGCATGGGCATTACGCTGTGCATGCTGGTGCTGGCGCTGGCCGAACTGCTGTATACCCTGGTGATCTTCTTCACCGGCCACCCGGTGGCCGGCTGGACCACCACCATGTTCGTCATCACGGTGGGGTTTGCCGGTCTGTTCGCCGTGCTGACCATCGTGGTCAAGTATCTCTCCCTGCTGCTGGACCTGACCTTCCAACAGCAGAAATACCTTGTGGAAAGCATCGAGAAGCTGCAAAAATGA
- a CDS encoding ZIP family metal transporter: MHPLLLTTLAGLSTGLGGLIAALFRPGEKLLSVSAGFAGGVMLAASLADLVPGALSFYGAYLPPMGCGAALLTLLGAGMVLAALLGRLLPDETDLAVRLAGDPARTEALRSAMLVGTALLLHNFPEGVLTLFAGTADPALGLHTTLAIALHNIPEGLAVAVPFAFALHSRARGALAALISGLAEPAGALLALLFLGRWFTPGFLNGTVVLVAGVMLWVALAQLLPAALTGPQRKTGVLGMAAGVLLMLLGIAALP; this comes from the coding sequence ATGCATCCGCTGCTGCTCACCACGCTGGCCGGGCTGTCCACCGGCCTGGGCGGCCTCATCGCCGCGCTGTTCCGTCCCGGGGAAAAACTGCTGTCCGTCAGCGCCGGCTTTGCGGGGGGCGTCATGCTGGCGGCTTCCCTGGCCGACCTGGTGCCCGGGGCGCTGTCCTTCTACGGTGCCTACCTGCCGCCCATGGGCTGCGGGGCGGCGCTGCTGACACTGCTGGGGGCCGGCATGGTGCTGGCGGCCCTGCTGGGCAGGCTGCTGCCCGACGAGACCGATCTGGCGGTGCGGCTGGCCGGGGACCCGGCGCGCACGGAGGCCCTGCGCAGCGCAATGCTCGTCGGCACCGCCCTGCTGCTGCACAACTTCCCCGAGGGGGTGCTGACCCTGTTTGCCGGCACCGCCGACCCGGCCCTGGGGCTGCACACCACGCTGGCCATCGCCCTGCATAACATCCCCGAAGGACTGGCGGTAGCGGTCCCCTTTGCCTTTGCGCTGCACAGCCGGGCCCGGGGTGCCCTGGCCGCACTGATCTCCGGCCTGGCGGAACCGGCGGGGGCACTGTTGGCGTTGCTTTTCCTGGGGCGGTGGTTTACACCGGGCTTTCTCAACGGTACGGTGGTGCTGGTGGCAGGGGTCATGCTTTGGGTGGCGCTGGCGCAGCTGCTGCCTGCGGCCCTGACCGGCCCTCAACGCAAAACCGGTGTGCTGGGCATGGCGGCAGGAGTGCTGCTGATGCTGCTGGGCATTGCGGCCTTGCCCTGA
- a CDS encoding response regulator transcription factor yields the protein MKRVLVVEDEASIREMVALNLKMAGWEVLEAPSAERALELMHKSEPCDAALLDIMLPGMDGLSLCETIRRDDNDIGIIIVSAKGQESDKIRGLSIGADDYITKPFSVSELVARLEALTRRIKRGASSAKAAEEPEQLVSGPFVLDEKSRVLYKAGKPIDLTQVEFQIMELFFRNPATALVREKILEGVWGENYFGDVKIVDVNIRRLRMKIEDEPSNPQHILTVWGYGYRWNP from the coding sequence ATGAAACGAGTATTGGTCGTGGAAGACGAGGCCAGCATCCGGGAGATGGTGGCCCTCAACCTGAAGATGGCGGGCTGGGAAGTGCTGGAAGCCCCCAGTGCCGAGCGGGCGCTGGAACTCATGCACAAGAGCGAGCCCTGTGACGCGGCGCTGCTGGACATCATGCTGCCCGGCATGGACGGGCTGAGCCTTTGCGAGACCATCCGCCGGGATGACAACGATATCGGCATCATCATTGTGTCGGCCAAGGGGCAGGAGAGCGACAAGATCCGCGGCCTGTCCATCGGCGCCGACGATTATATCACCAAGCCCTTCTCGGTGTCCGAGCTGGTGGCGCGGCTGGAGGCGCTGACCCGCCGCATCAAGCGTGGTGCCTCCTCCGCCAAGGCGGCCGAGGAACCCGAGCAGCTGGTCAGCGGCCCCTTTGTGCTGGACGAGAAGAGCCGGGTGCTCTACAAGGCCGGCAAGCCCATCGACCTGACCCAGGTGGAGTTCCAGATCATGGAACTGTTTTTCCGCAACCCGGCCACGGCCCTGGTGCGGGAGAAAATCCTGGAAGGGGTCTGGGGCGAGAACTATTTCGGCGATGTGAAGATCGTGGATGTCAACATCCGCCGTCTGCGGATGAAGATCGAGGATGAACCCAGCAATCCGCAGCACATCCTGACCGTATGGGGATACGGCTACCGCTGGAATCCCTGA